Proteins encoded together in one Mus musculus strain C57BL/6J chromosome 16, GRCm38.p6 C57BL/6J window:
- the Thpo gene encoding thrombopoietin isoform X6, with amino-acid sequence MLSEFSSRSQVLMSPGHETVPAIQILSRVCVGGGAGLYSWTMVQPWALVPVDRKRSRHFRGSLHLGLVALCSLIGRKWPGQACDPTTEEGLYPNQCLPTYLFPRVLPAVHLGPEALLHPDRVLGPPLSHPTLPKEAQKLKPPPWPQERFRGEAPYREPLQLDTLARMELTDLLLAAMLLAVARLTLSSPVAPACDPRLLNKLLRDSHLLHSRLSQCPDVDPLSIPVLLPAVDFSLGEWKTQTEQSKAQDILGAVSLLLEGVMAARGQLEPSCLSSLLGQLSGQVRLLLGALQGLLGTQAHPLPSASSTGQDHSSQGPQCPLLELATTASGKGALPASGRRSHPLCQTDPANHSCPKQYFSTPHTKQVPKQDFWIVGDELQCHSQNCWPWTSEQASGIQSQDYSWSAKSNLQVPSPNLWIPEQDTRTCEWNSWALCWNLTSDPGSLRHLARSFQQRLPGIQPPGWTSSFSKPCS; translated from the exons atGCTGTCAGAATTCAGCAGCAG gtcCCAGGTTCTCATGTCGCCAGGACATGAGACAGTTCCCGCTATACAAATTCTCTCTagagtgtgtgtgggtggaggAGCTGGGCTCTATTCATGGACCATGGTCCAGCCATGGGCTCTAGTCCCAGTAGACAGGAAAAGAAGTCGTCATTTCCGGGGGAGCCTTCACCTGGGCTTGGtggctctctgctctctgatTGGGCGGAAGTGGCCTGGGCAGGCTTGTGACCCTACTACAGAGGAGGGGCTGTACCCCAACCAGTGTCTTCCTACCTACTTGTTCCCCAGAGTGCTGCCTGCTGTGCACCTGGGTCCTGAGGCCCTTCTCCACCCG GACAGAGTCCTTGGCCCACCTCTCTCCCACCCGACTCTGCCGAAAGAAGCACAGAAGCTCAAGCCGCCTCCATGGCCCCAGGAAAGATTCAGGGGAGAGGCCCCATACAGGGAGCCACTTCAGTTAGACACCCTGGCCAGAATGGAGCTGACTG ATTTGCTCCTGGCGGCCATGCTTCTTGCAGTGGCAAGACTAACTCTGTCCAGCCCCGTAGCTCCTGCCTGTGACCCCAGACTCCTAAATAAACTGCTGCGTGACTCCCACCTCCTTCACAGCCGACTG AGTCAGTGTCCCGACGTCGACCCTTTGTCTATCCCTGTTCTGCTGCCTGCTGTGGACTTTAGCCTGGGAGAATGGAAAACCCAGACG GAACAGAGCAAGGCACAGGACATTCTAGGGGCAGTGTCCCTTCTACTGGAGGGAGTGATGGCAGCACGAGGACAGTTGGAACCCTCCTGCCTCTCATCCCTCCTGGGACAGCTTTCTGGGCAGGTTCGCCTCCTCTTGGGGGCCCTGCAGGGCCTCCTAGGAACCCAG GCCCATCCTCTGCCCTCAGCTTCCTCTACAGGGCAGGACCACAGCTCACAAGGaccccaatgccctcttcttgagCTTGCAACAACTGCTTCGGGGAAAGGTGCGCTTCCTGCTTCTGGTAGAAGGTCCCACCCTCTGTGTCAGACGGACCCTGCCAACCACAGCTGTCCCAAGCAGTACTTCTCAACTCCTCACACTAAACAAGTTCCCAAACAGGACTTCTGGATTGTTGGAGACGAACTTCAGTGTCACAGCCAGAACTGCTGGCCCTGGACTTCTGAGCAGGCTTCAGGGATTCAGAGTCAAGATTACTCCTGGTCAGCTAAATCAAACCTCCAGGTCCCCAGTCCAAATCTCTGGATACCTGAACAGGACACACGGACCTGTGAATGGAACTCATGGGCTCTTTGCTGGAACCTCACTTCAGACCCTGGAAGCCTCAGACATCTCGCCCGGAGCTTTCAACAAAGGCTCCCTGGCATTCAACCTCCAGGGTGGACTTCCTCCTTCTCCAAGCCTTGCTCCTGA
- the Thpo gene encoding thrombopoietin isoform X5: MSPGHETVPAIQILSRVCVGGGAGLYSWTMVQPWALVPVDRKRSRHFRGSLHLGLVALCSLIGRKWPGQACDPTTEEGLYPNQCLPTYLFPRVLPAVHLGPEALLHPDRVLGPPLSHPTLPKEAQKLKPPPWPQERFRGEAPYREPLQLDTLARMELTGLAQMGIPESPPENKFLLIHPSPSPLLIQDLLLAAMLLAVARLTLSSPVAPACDPRLLNKLLRDSHLLHSRLSQCPDVDPLSIPVLLPAVDFSLGEWKTQTEQSKAQDILGAVSLLLEGVMAARGQLEPSCLSSLLGQLSGQVRLLLGALQGLLGTQAHPLPSASSTGQDHSSQGPQCPLLELATTASGKGALPASGRRSHPLCQTDPANHSCPKQYFSTPHTKQVPKQDFWIVGDELQCHSQNCWPWTSEQASGIQSQDYSWSAKSNLQVPSPNLWIPEQDTRTCEWNSWALCWNLTSDPGSLRHLARSFQQRLPGIQPPGWTSSFSKPCS, translated from the exons ATGTCGCCAGGACATGAGACAGTTCCCGCTATACAAATTCTCTCTagagtgtgtgtgggtggaggAGCTGGGCTCTATTCATGGACCATGGTCCAGCCATGGGCTCTAGTCCCAGTAGACAGGAAAAGAAGTCGTCATTTCCGGGGGAGCCTTCACCTGGGCTTGGtggctctctgctctctgatTGGGCGGAAGTGGCCTGGGCAGGCTTGTGACCCTACTACAGAGGAGGGGCTGTACCCCAACCAGTGTCTTCCTACCTACTTGTTCCCCAGAGTGCTGCCTGCTGTGCACCTGGGTCCTGAGGCCCTTCTCCACCCG GACAGAGTCCTTGGCCCACCTCTCTCCCACCCGACTCTGCCGAAAGAAGCACAGAAGCTCAAGCCGCCTCCATGGCCCCAGGAAAGATTCAGGGGAGAGGCCCCATACAGGGAGCCACTTCAGTTAGACACCCTGGCCAGAATGGAGCTGACTG GTCTGGCCCAAATGGGGATCCCTGAGTCACCACCTGAGAATAAGTTTCTCCTTATCCACCCTTCACCGTCACCTCTCCTCATCCAAGATTTGCTCCTGGCGGCCATGCTTCTTGCAGTGGCAAGACTAACTCTGTCCAGCCCCGTAGCTCCTGCCTGTGACCCCAGACTCCTAAATAAACTGCTGCGTGACTCCCACCTCCTTCACAGCCGACTG AGTCAGTGTCCCGACGTCGACCCTTTGTCTATCCCTGTTCTGCTGCCTGCTGTGGACTTTAGCCTGGGAGAATGGAAAACCCAGACG GAACAGAGCAAGGCACAGGACATTCTAGGGGCAGTGTCCCTTCTACTGGAGGGAGTGATGGCAGCACGAGGACAGTTGGAACCCTCCTGCCTCTCATCCCTCCTGGGACAGCTTTCTGGGCAGGTTCGCCTCCTCTTGGGGGCCCTGCAGGGCCTCCTAGGAACCCAG GCCCATCCTCTGCCCTCAGCTTCCTCTACAGGGCAGGACCACAGCTCACAAGGaccccaatgccctcttcttgagCTTGCAACAACTGCTTCGGGGAAAGGTGCGCTTCCTGCTTCTGGTAGAAGGTCCCACCCTCTGTGTCAGACGGACCCTGCCAACCACAGCTGTCCCAAGCAGTACTTCTCAACTCCTCACACTAAACAAGTTCCCAAACAGGACTTCTGGATTGTTGGAGACGAACTTCAGTGTCACAGCCAGAACTGCTGGCCCTGGACTTCTGAGCAGGCTTCAGGGATTCAGAGTCAAGATTACTCCTGGTCAGCTAAATCAAACCTCCAGGTCCCCAGTCCAAATCTCTGGATACCTGAACAGGACACACGGACCTGTGAATGGAACTCATGGGCTCTTTGCTGGAACCTCACTTCAGACCCTGGAAGCCTCAGACATCTCGCCCGGAGCTTTCAACAAAGGCTCCCTGGCATTCAACCTCCAGGGTGGACTTCCTCCTTCTCCAAGCCTTGCTCCTGA
- the Thpo gene encoding thrombopoietin isoform 3 precursor (isoform 3 precursor is encoded by transcript variant 4), protein MELTDLLLAAMLLAVARLTLSSPVAPACDPRLLNKLLRDSHLLHSRLSQCPDVDPLSIPVLLPAVDFSLGEWKTQTEQSKAQDILGAVSLLLEGVMAARGQLEPSCLSSLLGQLSGQVRLLLGALQGLLGTQDFWIVGDELQCHSQNCWPWTSEQASGIQSQDYSWSAKSNLQVPSPNLWIPEQDTRTCEWNSWALCWNLTSDPGSLRHLARSFQQRLPGIQPPGWTSSFSKPCS, encoded by the exons ATGGAGCTGACTG ATTTGCTCCTGGCGGCCATGCTTCTTGCAGTGGCAAGACTAACTCTGTCCAGCCCCGTAGCTCCTGCCTGTGACCCCAGACTCCTAAATAAACTGCTGCGTGACTCCCACCTCCTTCACAGCCGACTG AGTCAGTGTCCCGACGTCGACCCTTTGTCTATCCCTGTTCTGCTGCCTGCTGTGGACTTTAGCCTGGGAGAATGGAAAACCCAGACG GAACAGAGCAAGGCACAGGACATTCTAGGGGCAGTGTCCCTTCTACTGGAGGGAGTGATGGCAGCACGAGGACAGTTGGAACCCTCCTGCCTCTCATCCCTCCTGGGACAGCTTTCTGGGCAGGTTCGCCTCCTCTTGGGGGCCCTGCAGGGCCTCCTAGGAACCCAG GACTTCTGGATTGTTGGAGACGAACTTCAGTGTCACAGCCAGAACTGCTGGCCCTGGACTTCTGAGCAGGCTTCAGGGATTCAGAGTCAAGATTACTCCTGGTCAGCTAAATCAAACCTCCAGGTCCCCAGTCCAAATCTCTGGATACCTGAACAGGACACACGGACCTGTGAATGGAACTCATGGGCTCTTTGCTGGAACCTCACTTCAGACCCTGGAAGCCTCAGACATCTCGCCCGGAGCTTTCAACAAAGGCTCCCTGGCATTCAACCTCCAGGGTGGACTTCCTCCTTCTCCAAGCCTTGCTCCTGA
- the Thpo gene encoding thrombopoietin isoform X9 encodes MLSEFSSRSQVLMSPGHETVPAIQILSRVCVGGGAGLYSWTMVQPWALVPVDRKRSRHFRGSLHLGLVALCSLIGRKWPGQACDPTTEEGLYPNQCLPTYLFPRVLPAVHLGPEALLHPDRVLGPPLSHPTLPKEAQKLKPPPWPQERFRGEAPYREPLQLDTLARMELTDLLLAAMLLAVARLTLSSPVAPACDPRLLNKLLRDSHLLHSRLSQCPDVDPLSIPVLLPAVDFSLGEWKTQTEQSKAQDILGAVSLLLEGVMAARGQLEPSCLSSLLGQLSGQVRLLLGALQGLLGTQKRPDMWAYSLASGPSSALSFLYRAGPQLTRTPMPSS; translated from the exons atGCTGTCAGAATTCAGCAGCAG gtcCCAGGTTCTCATGTCGCCAGGACATGAGACAGTTCCCGCTATACAAATTCTCTCTagagtgtgtgtgggtggaggAGCTGGGCTCTATTCATGGACCATGGTCCAGCCATGGGCTCTAGTCCCAGTAGACAGGAAAAGAAGTCGTCATTTCCGGGGGAGCCTTCACCTGGGCTTGGtggctctctgctctctgatTGGGCGGAAGTGGCCTGGGCAGGCTTGTGACCCTACTACAGAGGAGGGGCTGTACCCCAACCAGTGTCTTCCTACCTACTTGTTCCCCAGAGTGCTGCCTGCTGTGCACCTGGGTCCTGAGGCCCTTCTCCACCCG GACAGAGTCCTTGGCCCACCTCTCTCCCACCCGACTCTGCCGAAAGAAGCACAGAAGCTCAAGCCGCCTCCATGGCCCCAGGAAAGATTCAGGGGAGAGGCCCCATACAGGGAGCCACTTCAGTTAGACACCCTGGCCAGAATGGAGCTGACTG ATTTGCTCCTGGCGGCCATGCTTCTTGCAGTGGCAAGACTAACTCTGTCCAGCCCCGTAGCTCCTGCCTGTGACCCCAGACTCCTAAATAAACTGCTGCGTGACTCCCACCTCCTTCACAGCCGACTG AGTCAGTGTCCCGACGTCGACCCTTTGTCTATCCCTGTTCTGCTGCCTGCTGTGGACTTTAGCCTGGGAGAATGGAAAACCCAGACG GAACAGAGCAAGGCACAGGACATTCTAGGGGCAGTGTCCCTTCTACTGGAGGGAGTGATGGCAGCACGAGGACAGTTGGAACCCTCCTGCCTCTCATCCCTCCTGGGACAGCTTTCTGGGCAGGTTCGCCTCCTCTTGGGGGCCCTGCAGGGCCTCCTAGGAACCCAG AAGAGGCCTGATATGTGGGCCTACTCACTGGCCTCAGGCCCATCCTCTGCCCTCAGCTTCCTCTACAGGGCAGGACCACAGCTCACAAGGaccccaatgccctcttcttga
- the Thpo gene encoding thrombopoietin isoform X8, with product MSPGHETVPAIQILSRVCVGGGAGLYSWTMVQPWALVPVDRKRSRHFRGSLHLGLVALCSLIGRKWPGQACDPTTEEGLYPNQCLPTYLFPRVLPAVHLGPEALLHPDRVLGPPLSHPTLPKEAQKLKPPPWPQERFRGEAPYREPLQLDTLARMELTGLAQMGIPESPPENKFLLIHPSPSPLLIQDLLLAAMLLAVARLTLSSPVAPACDPRLLNKLLRDSHLLHSRLSQCPDVDPLSIPVLLPAVDFSLGEWKTQTEQSKAQDILGAVSLLLEGVMAARGQLEPSCLSSLLGQLSGQVRLLLGALQGLLGTQKRPDMWAYSLASGPSSALSFLYRAGPQLTRTPMPSS from the exons ATGTCGCCAGGACATGAGACAGTTCCCGCTATACAAATTCTCTCTagagtgtgtgtgggtggaggAGCTGGGCTCTATTCATGGACCATGGTCCAGCCATGGGCTCTAGTCCCAGTAGACAGGAAAAGAAGTCGTCATTTCCGGGGGAGCCTTCACCTGGGCTTGGtggctctctgctctctgatTGGGCGGAAGTGGCCTGGGCAGGCTTGTGACCCTACTACAGAGGAGGGGCTGTACCCCAACCAGTGTCTTCCTACCTACTTGTTCCCCAGAGTGCTGCCTGCTGTGCACCTGGGTCCTGAGGCCCTTCTCCACCCG GACAGAGTCCTTGGCCCACCTCTCTCCCACCCGACTCTGCCGAAAGAAGCACAGAAGCTCAAGCCGCCTCCATGGCCCCAGGAAAGATTCAGGGGAGAGGCCCCATACAGGGAGCCACTTCAGTTAGACACCCTGGCCAGAATGGAGCTGACTG GTCTGGCCCAAATGGGGATCCCTGAGTCACCACCTGAGAATAAGTTTCTCCTTATCCACCCTTCACCGTCACCTCTCCTCATCCAAGATTTGCTCCTGGCGGCCATGCTTCTTGCAGTGGCAAGACTAACTCTGTCCAGCCCCGTAGCTCCTGCCTGTGACCCCAGACTCCTAAATAAACTGCTGCGTGACTCCCACCTCCTTCACAGCCGACTG AGTCAGTGTCCCGACGTCGACCCTTTGTCTATCCCTGTTCTGCTGCCTGCTGTGGACTTTAGCCTGGGAGAATGGAAAACCCAGACG GAACAGAGCAAGGCACAGGACATTCTAGGGGCAGTGTCCCTTCTACTGGAGGGAGTGATGGCAGCACGAGGACAGTTGGAACCCTCCTGCCTCTCATCCCTCCTGGGACAGCTTTCTGGGCAGGTTCGCCTCCTCTTGGGGGCCCTGCAGGGCCTCCTAGGAACCCAG AAGAGGCCTGATATGTGGGCCTACTCACTGGCCTCAGGCCCATCCTCTGCCCTCAGCTTCCTCTACAGGGCAGGACCACAGCTCACAAGGaccccaatgccctcttcttga